The Oncorhynchus clarkii lewisi isolate Uvic-CL-2024 chromosome 29, UVic_Ocla_1.0, whole genome shotgun sequence genome contains a region encoding:
- the LOC139388784 gene encoding small nuclear ribonucleoprotein Sm D3-like, with amino-acid sequence MSIGVPIKVLHEAEGHIVTCETNTGEVYRGKLIEAEDNMNCQMSNITVTHRDGRVAQLEQVYIRGSKIRFLILPDMLKNAPMLKSMKNKNQGSGAGRGKAAILKAQVAARGRGRGGGMGRGTIFPKRR; translated from the exons ATGTCCATTGGCGTGCCCATCAAAGTTCTGCATGAAGCAGAGGGCCACATTGTGACCTGTGAGACCAACACTGGTGAAGTGTACAGGGGCAAGCTCATTGAGGCTGAGGACAACATGAACTGCCAG ATGTCCAATATCACTGTGACGCATCGGGATGGCCGTGTAGCCCAATTGGAGCAGGTCTATATCCGGGGCAGCAAGATTCGCTTCCTGATCCTACCGGACATGTTAAAAAACGCCCCTATGTTAAAGAGCATGAAAAACAAGAACCAGGGATCTGGAGCAGGAAGGGGGAAGGCAGCCATTCTCAAAGCTCAGG TGGCTGCAAGAGGACGGGGTCGTGGTGGAGGGATGGGAAGAGGAACCATTTTCCCGAAAAGGCGGTAG
- the LOC139388154 gene encoding adenosine receptor A2a-like, with translation MTLHLIGQARIPYKHCQQGKTHRILSHCSNKSGHIFNPPPPPPPPPTGNMLVCWAVCLNSTLQSITNYFVVSLAVADIAVGLLAIPFAITISTGFCANFHGCLFIACFVLVLTQSSIFSLLAIAVDRYIAIKSPLRFALCWLPLHIINCFNLFCQDCGRPHVWVMNIAIILSHANSVVNPFIYAYRIREFRHTFRRILRKHILGHWEGHGAGGGGGRGLGSSSSITRASTRISMVDSSCGTMGNSYSLESSPKPSPTRTPIETHRAGKEAYSDSCQWSPQQSDPAPISSIENGHNKGDAPVSPRQQQCIMGCADQSGVETTTVLMEVKDSGNISFVHVRPLSPTLTSPNHSVELTEVS, from the exons ATGACACTGCATCTGATTGGACA AGCCAGAATCCCCTACAAGCATTGCCAACAAGGCAAAACACACAGGATTTtatctcactgttcaaataaaagTGGACACatctttaaccccccccccccccccccccccccccccaccggtAACATGCTGGTCTGCTGGGCCGTGTGCCTCAACAGCACCTTGCAGAGCATCACCAACTACTTTGTGGTGTCCCTGGCAGTGGCAGATATCGCTGTGGGCTTGCTGGCCATCCCCTTCGCCATCACCATCAGCACGGGCTTCTGTGCCAACTTCCACGGCTGCCTGTTCATCGCCTGCTTCGTACTGGTGCTCACCCAGAGCTCAATCTTCAGCCTGCTGGCCATCGCTGTGGACCGCTACATCGCCATCAAGAGCCCCCTCAG ATTCGCCCTCTGCTGGTTGCCCCTTCACATCATCAACTGCTTCAACCTGTTCTGCCAGGACTGTGGGCGCCCGCACGTCTGGGTGATGAACATCGCCATCATCCTGTCCCACGCCAACTCCGTGGTCAACCCCTTCATCTATGCATATCGCATCCGGGAGTTCCGCCACACCTTCCGCAGGATCCTGCGCAAGCACATCCTGGGGCACTGGGAGGGGCATGGAGCTGGGGGAGGGGGTGGCAGAGGGCtgggtagcagcagcagtatcacGCGTGCCTCTACTCGCATCAGCATGGTGGACAGCTCGTGTGGCACCATGGGGAACAGTTATTCCCTGGAGTCCAGCCCCAAACCCAGCCCCACTCGGACCCCCATAGAGACTCATAGAGCTGGGAAAGAAGCTTACTCTGATTCCTGCCAATGGTCACCACAACAGTCAGACCCTGCACCAATCAGCTCCATTGAAAACGGACACAACAAAGGCGATGCCCCGGTGTCTCCTAGGCAGCAGCAATGCATCATGGGTTGTGCGGACCAAAGTGGGGTTGAGACTACAACCGTGTTGATGGAGGTGAAGGACAGTGGGAACATATCCTTTGTGCACGTCAGGCCTCTGTCCCCCACACTAACCAGCCCTAACCACTCAGTAGAACTCACTGAGGTCTCATGA
- the LOC139388785 gene encoding adenosine receptor A2b-like gives MLNNASLVYIALELVIAFLAVTGNMLVCWAVCLNSTLQSITNYFVVSLAVADIAVGLLAIPFAITISTGFCANFHGCLFIACFVLVLTQSSIFSLLAIAVDRYIAIKSPLRYNSLVTSGRAKGIIAVCWVLSVGIGLTPMLGWNRCVNGTNSSSCPEGMTECLFEGVVTLEYMVYFNFFGCVLVPLLAMLVIYARIFMAARRQLRLMDLKLAHMHAPGACSSSTSSRSTLQKEVHAAKSLAIIVGLFALCWLPLHIINCFNLFCQDCGRPHVWVMNIAIILSHANSVVNPFIYAYRIREFRHTFRRILRKHILGHWEGHGAGGGGGRGLGSSSSITRASTRISMVDSSCGTMGNSYSLESSPKPSPTRTPIETHRAGKEAYSDSCQWSPQQSDPAPISSIENGHNKGDAPVSPRQQQCIMGCADQSGVETTTVLMEVKDSGNISFVHVRPLSPTLTSPNHSVELTEVS, from the exons atgctgaacaatGCCTCCCTTGTCTACATCGCCCTGGAGCTGGTCATAGCCTTTCTGGCCGTGACCGGTAACATGCTGGTCTGCTGGGCCGTGTGCCTCAACAGCACCTTGCAGAGCATCACCAACTACTTCGTGGTGTCCCTGGCAGTGGCAGATATCGCTGTGGGCTTGCTGGCCATCCCCTTCGCCATCACCATCAGCACAGGCTTCTGTGCCAACTTCCACGGCTGCCTGTTCATCGCCTGCTTCGTACTGGTGCTCACCCAGAGCTCAATCTTCAGCCTGCTGGCCATCGCTGTGGACCGCTACATCGCCATCAAGAGCCCCCTCAG GTATAACAGTCTTGTGACGTCCGGGAGGGCAAAGGGCATCATCGCAGTGTGCTGGGTTCTCTCTGTGGGCATCGGCCTCACGCCCATGCTGGGCTGGAACAGGTGTGTCAACGGCACCAACAGCAGCTCGTGCCCCGAAGGCATGACAGAGTGCCTGTTCGAGGGTGTGGTCACCCTGGAATACATGGTCTACTTCAACTTCTTCGGTTGTGTGCTGGTGCCCCTGCtagccatgctggtcatctaCGCCCGCATCTTCATGGCGGCGCGGCGCCAGCTGAGACTGATGGACCTGAAGCTGGCTCACATGCACGCCCCTGGGGCATGCTCATCGTCCACATCGTCCCGCTCCACCCTGCAGAAGGAGGTCCACGCAGCCAAGTCTCTGGCCATCATCGTGGGGCTATTCGCCCTCTGCTGGTTGCCCCTTCACATCATCAACTGCTTCAACCTGTTCTGCCAGGACTGTGGGCGCCCGCACGTCTGGGTGATGAACATCGCCATCATCCTGTCCCACGCCAACTCCGTGGTCAACCCCTTCATCTATGCATATCGCATCCGGGAGTTCCGCCACACCTTCCGCAGGATCCTGCGCAAGCACATCCTGGGGCACTGGGAGGGGCATGGAGCTGGGGGAGGGGGTGGCAGAGGGCtgggtagcagcagcagtatcacGCGTGCCTCTACTCGCATCAGCATGGTGGACAGCTCGTGTGGCACCATGGGGAACAGTTATTCCCTGGAGTCCAGCCCCAAACCCAGCCCCACTCGGACCCCCATAGAGACTCATAGAGCTGGGAAAGAAGCTTACTCTGATTCCTGCCAATGGTCACCACAACAGTCAGACCCTGCACCAATCAGCTCCATTGAAAACGGACACAACAAAGGCGATGCCCCGGTGTCTCCTAGGCAGCAGCAATGCATCATGGGTTGTGCGGACCAAAGTGGGGTTGAGACTACAACCGTGTTGATGGAGGTGAAGGACAGTGGGAACATATCCTTTGTGCACGTCAGGCCTCTGTCCCCCACACTAACCAGCCCTAACCACTCAGTAGAACTCACTGAGGTCTCATGA